In Syntrophotaleaceae bacterium, a genomic segment contains:
- a CDS encoding elongation factor P yields MPTTADLKRGLVIQIDQAPCLVLDVNTQTPSARGGSTLVKTKYRNLLTGQVLEKAFKGGERIEEADFEKRKGQYLYPQGEGGVFMDLESFDQYELEGAMFDEVKGYLLEGADVQLGLFQGRVVSLDLPLTVELTVAETAPAIKHATATAQTKEAVLETGLKIQVPGYLEAGERIKIDTREGRFISRA; encoded by the coding sequence ATGCCGACAACCGCCGACCTGAAACGCGGACTGGTCATTCAGATCGACCAGGCGCCCTGCCTGGTTCTTGATGTCAATACCCAAACCCCTTCCGCCCGCGGCGGCAGCACCCTGGTCAAGACCAAATACCGGAACCTGCTCACCGGTCAGGTCCTGGAAAAGGCCTTCAAAGGGGGCGAGAGGATCGAAGAAGCCGATTTTGAAAAGCGCAAAGGGCAGTATCTTTATCCCCAGGGGGAAGGCGGGGTTTTCATGGACCTCGAAAGTTTCGACCAGTACGAACTGGAAGGGGCGATGTTCGACGAGGTCAAAGGGTATCTGCTCGAGGGAGCCGATGTTCAGCTGGGCCTGTTTCAAGGCCGGGTGGTCAGCCTCGACCTGCCACTGACGGTGGAACTGACGGTTGCGGAAACCGCTCCGGCCATCAAACATGCAACCGCCACCGCCCAGACCAAGGAAGCGGTGCTGGAGACCGGACTGAAGATTCAGGTGCCCGGATATCTCGAGGCGGGCGAGAGGATCAAGATAGATACCCGGGAAGGACGGTTTATCTCCCGGGCGTGA
- a CDS encoding cache domain-containing protein has protein sequence MSDFLKKFFHLHTLRSKMLALVIPLVVLPLIIVGGLAGFISYRQAYLGITQTSKDDLDHMAQFTIDLLDAHYRQFEVYKEDKKKTVQEEMTVLTNLAYNLVEAQHRLYSQGQLDLGAAKSAARQALKEVNVGESGYIYAMTSKGQLVAHIAREGDNIYDEQDEDGRYFIRSMCQSALASSPGDVLFTVYPWRNAILGDVAPRKKMVAYRYFPQWDWIIATGGYLEETYEDIEFEKRSFAQLKERIKQKRVGQTGYIYALDGDGRLTIHPEQEGENIRGSQDTDGNFFIQEMVRNKEGWIRYPWQNLGEPEARMKIVRYLYFQPWDWVVAVGSYEDEFYREANLIKGHIIASLLVLTFFVGVIAVSLVCQAAKQLTDPIHNMIEVIHKVKSGRLEERMEVPGNDEMSELATHFNHMADIIRQNRELETSLAQQGKLASLGVLASGVAHEINNPLGIILGYAGYLEGKMGEDNPHYRFVHEIKRESKRCKKIVQDLLSYARIPKPVFEEVDLNELLEQIVDFAANHTDLQNVLVRKDLAGDLPPVMMDGDQIRQVAINLILNAGSAMPEGGEITVRTSRENDQNILLTIEDNGVGIDPEHIEKIFEPFYTTKKSGTGLGLAITRQIITLHHGSIAVESEAGKGTRFVIRLPLRQEVPAYAS, from the coding sequence ATGAGCGATTTTCTGAAGAAATTTTTTCACCTCCACACCTTGCGCAGCAAAATGCTGGCGCTGGTCATCCCTCTGGTGGTTTTGCCGCTGATCATTGTCGGCGGACTCGCCGGTTTCATCTCCTATCGCCAGGCCTATCTCGGCATCACCCAGACGAGCAAGGACGACCTCGACCATATGGCGCAATTCACCATCGATCTGCTCGATGCGCACTACCGGCAGTTCGAGGTCTACAAGGAAGACAAAAAGAAGACGGTTCAGGAGGAGATGACGGTTCTGACCAACCTGGCCTATAACCTTGTGGAAGCGCAGCACCGTCTCTATTCCCAAGGGCAACTGGACCTGGGCGCGGCGAAATCCGCCGCCCGGCAGGCGCTGAAGGAAGTCAACGTTGGAGAGTCGGGTTACATCTATGCCATGACCAGCAAGGGGCAGCTGGTGGCGCACATTGCCAGGGAAGGCGACAATATCTATGACGAACAGGACGAGGACGGCCGCTATTTCATCCGCTCCATGTGCCAGTCCGCCCTCGCTTCCTCTCCGGGGGATGTGCTCTTTACCGTCTACCCCTGGCGTAATGCGATCTTAGGCGATGTGGCGCCCCGCAAAAAAATGGTCGCCTATCGCTATTTTCCGCAATGGGACTGGATCATCGCCACCGGCGGCTACCTGGAAGAAACCTACGAGGATATTGAATTCGAAAAACGCTCCTTCGCGCAACTCAAGGAGCGGATCAAGCAGAAGAGGGTGGGGCAGACAGGCTATATCTACGCTCTGGACGGCGACGGGCGTCTGACCATTCATCCCGAGCAGGAGGGTGAGAATATCCGGGGGTCCCAGGACACCGACGGCAATTTCTTCATTCAGGAAATGGTCCGCAACAAAGAAGGCTGGATTCGTTACCCCTGGCAGAACCTCGGCGAACCGGAAGCGCGGATGAAAATCGTCCGTTATCTCTATTTCCAACCCTGGGACTGGGTGGTCGCGGTCGGCTCCTATGAGGACGAGTTCTACCGGGAGGCCAATCTGATCAAGGGGCACATTATCGCCAGCCTGCTGGTTCTGACCTTTTTCGTTGGCGTCATCGCCGTCTCCCTTGTCTGTCAGGCGGCCAAACAGCTGACCGATCCGATCCATAACATGATCGAGGTCATACATAAGGTGAAAAGCGGTCGCCTGGAGGAACGCATGGAGGTTCCCGGCAATGATGAAATGAGTGAATTGGCCACGCACTTCAATCATATGGCCGACATTATCCGCCAGAACCGGGAGCTCGAGACCAGCCTGGCCCAACAGGGCAAGCTGGCCTCCCTCGGCGTTCTTGCCTCCGGGGTCGCTCACGAAATCAACAATCCCCTTGGTATCATTCTCGGTTACGCCGGGTACCTCGAAGGAAAAATGGGTGAAGACAATCCTCATTACCGCTTCGTTCACGAAATCAAGCGGGAGAGCAAGCGCTGCAAGAAGATCGTGCAGGATCTGCTCAGCTATGCCCGCATCCCCAAGCCGGTTTTCGAGGAGGTTGACCTGAACGAGCTGCTGGAGCAGATTGTCGATTTTGCAGCAAACCATACCGACCTGCAGAACGTTCTGGTGAGAAAGGATTTGGCCGGGGATCTGCCGCCGGTCATGATGGACGGCGATCAGATACGCCAGGTGGCGATCAACCTGATTCTCAATGCCGGATCGGCCATGCCCGAAGGGGGAGAGATTACGGTCCGGACCTCGAGAGAGAATGACCAGAATATTCTATTGACCATCGAGGACAACGGTGTGGGTATTGATCCCGAGCACATCGAAAAGATCTTCGAGCCTTTCTATACCACGAAAAAAAGCGGCACCGGCCTGGGGCTTGCCATAACCCGGCAGATCATAACGCTTCATCATGGCAGTATCGCCGTTGAAAGCGAAGCCGGGAAGGGGACCCGTTTCGTGATCCGTCTGCCGTTACGACAGGAGGTTCCCGCCTATGCCTCATAA